One genomic region from Lycorma delicatula isolate Av1 chromosome 1, ASM4794821v1, whole genome shotgun sequence encodes:
- the LOC142319164 gene encoding CST complex subunit STN1-like, protein MFFKLWISDIHVMLPSPIQKKAYLFKGRTVEHVIVFGAVTKVKELGTKLLYEVDDGTGNINCIFNQSLMLDHKTNKFMEEFNLSRINVCNYNEIDNKNNMKCEEDELSSAITTSINWLSKEVYEYERKRKTVFQLGDTICAKGRVNEFFGQREIQIYQLHLIDNLKDETGHVLDFVNLYKNEYANM, encoded by the exons atgttttttaaactatGGATCAGTGATATCCATGTGATGCTACCCTCGCCAATTCAGAAGAAAGCCTATTTATTCAAAGGTAGGACTGTGGAACACGTTATTGTGTTTGGTGCAGTGACGAAAGTAAAGGAACTTGGGACGAAATTGCTATATGAAG TTGATGACGGTACTGGCAATATAAACTGTATCTTCAATCAGAGTTTAATGTTGGACCATAAAACAAATAAGTTCATGGAAGAGTTCAATCTTAGCAGAATTAATGTATGTAATTACAATgagatagataataaaaataacatgaaatgtGAGGAGGATGAATTGTCTTCTGCAATCACTACT aGTATAAATTGGTTGTCAAAGGAGGTTTATgaatatgaaagaaaaagaaaaactgtttttcagTTAGGTGATACAATATGCGCTAAAGGAAGAGTAAATGAATTCTTTGGACAACGAGAAATACAAATATATCAGTTGC atttaattgataatttaaaagatgaaacTGGTCATGTTTTGGACTTtgttaatctgtataaaaatgaatatgcTAATATGTGa